From Paraflavitalea devenefica, the proteins below share one genomic window:
- a CDS encoding RNA polymerase sigma factor — MQPAPSSSNLVFTRLYLETRDRVFAYLSRFTSDTTLIEDLLQQCYLKIWERIEVIRDPAEALPLVKTYARNLLIDEVRRRMREDAQWLENLEKETGSITESYISDNGRAQLQALDQAIDRLPGNCREVFLMHREKGMSYREIAEQLSLSVSMVEKYMSRAIRLLKNDLLTDYNLILTIVASSSMLKL, encoded by the coding sequence ATGCAACCGGCGCCCTCTTCATCCAACCTCGTTTTTACCCGTCTGTATCTTGAAACAAGAGACCGTGTATTTGCTTATCTGTCAAGGTTTACGAGTGATACTACGCTGATAGAAGATCTGCTGCAACAATGTTACCTGAAGATCTGGGAGCGGATAGAGGTGATCCGTGATCCTGCAGAGGCGCTGCCCCTGGTAAAGACGTATGCGCGTAACCTGCTGATAGATGAGGTACGCCGGCGCATGCGGGAAGACGCCCAATGGCTGGAAAACCTGGAGAAAGAAACGGGTAGTATCACCGAAAGTTATATTTCCGATAATGGAAGGGCGCAATTACAGGCGCTTGACCAGGCCATTGACCGCCTGCCGGGCAATTGCCGGGAAGTGTTTTTGATGCACCGGGAAAAAGGCATGAGTTACCGGGAAATCGCAGAACAACTGTCCCTGTCTGTGAGCATGGTGGAAAAATACATGAGCCGCGCTATCCGGTTACTAAAAAATGACCTGCTTACTGACTATAACCTGATATTGACTATTGTTGCGTCTTCTTCAATGTTGAAGTTGTAA
- a CDS encoding FecR family protein — protein MQLTAVQWQRYMDNTCSEAERKEIYTYLNSLTAEELASLLEAGFPEQATTMPEAMALRLNKKLEQATGIILTEKRRPVLSIAFHRWIAAASILLVAGLTLYYFLPAPSGARQQQTEIASRDISNTTHHVQKITLPDGSMVWLSPQSMLRVPDNFNRATRVLTLSGQGYFEVAHDAAKPFSVQAGPVQTTVLGTHFNIEAYPAESHTAVSLTQGRVAVRARTAGGADSMVYLQPGHKLVYQNDVQQFTLQPVAVEYETSWAGGGLVFDSLDVRDVFLRLEHRFNIKIQFDPILFKGKKLTAVYPKADLSVILRNMAFVQGFNYRQQKDTILIQ, from the coding sequence ATGCAACTAACTGCAGTGCAATGGCAGCGTTATATGGATAATACCTGTAGCGAAGCTGAACGTAAAGAGATCTATACTTATCTGAACAGCCTCACCGCGGAAGAACTGGCCTCCTTACTGGAGGCCGGGTTCCCGGAACAGGCAACCACCATGCCGGAAGCCATGGCGCTGCGACTGAATAAAAAACTGGAGCAGGCTACCGGAATCATACTCACTGAAAAACGACGACCGGTATTGTCAATAGCTTTCCACCGGTGGATAGCTGCTGCCAGCATTCTATTGGTGGCGGGGCTTACACTCTATTACTTTTTGCCCGCTCCATCAGGCGCCAGGCAGCAGCAGACCGAGATAGCCTCCAGGGATATCAGCAATACCACCCACCATGTTCAAAAGATCACCTTGCCGGATGGAAGCATGGTTTGGCTTTCACCACAATCCATGCTGCGTGTACCAGATAATTTTAATCGTGCTACCCGTGTGCTGACTTTATCAGGGCAGGGTTATTTTGAAGTAGCGCATGATGCAGCAAAACCTTTTAGCGTGCAGGCCGGCCCTGTACAAACCACTGTACTGGGTACCCACTTTAACATAGAAGCATATCCGGCAGAATCACACACCGCTGTATCGCTTACGCAGGGCAGGGTAGCCGTGCGCGCGCGCACCGCCGGTGGCGCAGACAGTATGGTATACCTGCAGCCAGGTCATAAGCTGGTGTATCAAAACGATGTGCAACAATTCACCCTGCAGCCGGTGGCTGTTGAATATGAAACAAGCTGGGCCGGTGGTGGCCTGGTGTTTGACAGTCTCGATGTGCGCGATGTATTCTTACGGCTTGAACACCGGTTCAACATAAAGATCCAATTCGATCCAATACTCTTCAAGGGGAAGAAATTGACGGCTGTTTATCCCAAAGCCGATCTGTCCGTCATTCTCCGGAACATGGCCTTTGTACAGGGCTTTAATTACCGGCAGCAAAAAGACACCATACTCATACAATAA
- a CDS encoding TonB-dependent receptor, translating into MYLLYRKPKRPARLLIILLMLWGMPATSQDIQQPLSLSMQDTNLSGVLSALDKQTTFTFSYDPAVLSKVPLKDVSYKAVPLSKILEDLKARTGIEYSIQQGTIAFRPGPAAPATKTIATITGHVVDEEDGKGIPGVTIKVVDKNVISHIDGSFSISVSPGKHHILLSSVGYEKKEITDVVLTDKQVLELNLTLKRQKGSLSSVVVQASARKESIAALYSRQKNNTAISDGISAEQIRVTPDNNTAQVLRRVSGITIQSEKFVTVRGVSDRYNNVLINGASLPSTEPNRRNFSFDIVPSALVDYIVVNKTATPDLPGEFSGGLIQINTKDIPSKNFLEVTIGTGLNTASDGKGFLSFKRDPQAWLGKVGKDRKWFGDGKLIDPTVYGKRVNIQNDTAFRNAVGGQLPNRWKVHQYAYSPVHNFQLNGGMAHHFAAGNTLGFVGTLTYRNEMLYEEGDSRVLQQSDFDAQRYRYTTTIGGLFNMAYKTKKHKLAWKNIYNRKYSDQFDQQVGAYISDGWYSRRRSQVTLTNDLLLSKLEGEHNIGKFGLKADWYGEYIQLIREQPDTRFITGQGEKPIQGAQSKYTDDGRYTYDLNNPLIVKNGLYASRLEEIKKNAGLNLSLPFHIGNAKQLFKTGYGWSERSADFDGTGFKIREVPPSSSYLLATKGLPYEDIAIPEAFSSGKLEYFAAYTRSETTGDRYEAGQQLQSGYGMLDLKFFKKLRVIGGARYEQNKITISTVQYNNNGHSVFRDTSYYEKDWLPSVNLVYSFTDKLNVRAAYSKTLARPDFVERSPYVYYDFVELAEVVGQYALKTSRIQNYDLRLEYYPGSNEILSASLFYKKFQDPVERFYVIGSAMNTIEYRNMYEATAKGVELDARKSLGFIAPNSKWLQHLYISGNYTWLEGGISYFETKKNPDTNKDTLVLADASRPIQGLSPYIINGGLNYQGDIWGFNIAYNRTGRRIVNGGTHPTLIQYENPRDVVDLQLSGRFLQQKLEVKCNISDLLNQYFIVYSNNINGDSSGGFATEGPNKDPKGEAFNEEFDLINYKVKKGVGFSINFTYKF; encoded by the coding sequence ATGTATTTACTTTATCGCAAGCCGAAAAGGCCGGCCCGGCTATTGATCATTTTGTTGATGTTATGGGGCATGCCCGCAACAAGCCAGGACATACAGCAACCGCTGAGCCTCTCTATGCAGGATACCAACCTATCCGGGGTATTGAGTGCCTTGGACAAGCAAACCACTTTTACATTCTCCTATGATCCGGCTGTCCTCAGCAAAGTACCCTTGAAGGATGTCAGCTATAAAGCAGTGCCATTAAGCAAAATACTGGAGGACCTTAAAGCCCGTACCGGTATTGAATATTCCATTCAGCAGGGGACCATCGCTTTCCGGCCTGGTCCTGCTGCTCCTGCCACAAAAACAATAGCCACCATCACCGGGCATGTGGTGGATGAAGAAGATGGTAAAGGCATTCCCGGTGTTACCATCAAAGTAGTTGATAAAAATGTGATCAGCCATATTGACGGTTCTTTTTCAATAAGCGTATCCCCGGGCAAACACCATATCCTGTTATCTTCTGTTGGGTATGAGAAAAAAGAAATTACGGATGTGGTATTGACCGATAAACAGGTGCTTGAATTAAACCTTACCCTGAAGCGGCAGAAAGGAAGTCTATCCAGCGTAGTAGTACAGGCCAGTGCAAGAAAAGAAAGCATAGCGGCCTTGTACAGTCGCCAAAAGAACAATACGGCTATTTCTGATGGTATCAGTGCCGAACAAATACGGGTAACGCCGGATAATAATACGGCACAGGTATTAAGAAGGGTAAGCGGCATCACCATTCAAAGTGAAAAATTTGTAACCGTTCGCGGCGTGAGTGACCGGTACAACAACGTATTGATCAATGGCGCTTCCCTGCCCAGCACCGAACCCAACAGGCGGAACTTCAGTTTTGATATTGTGCCCAGCGCCCTGGTAGATTATATAGTGGTGAATAAAACGGCCACGCCCGATCTGCCCGGCGAATTTTCCGGCGGTCTGATACAGATCAATACCAAAGACATACCCTCTAAAAATTTTCTGGAAGTCACCATCGGCACCGGCTTAAACACAGCCAGTGATGGCAAAGGCTTCCTCAGCTTTAAGCGCGATCCGCAAGCCTGGCTGGGTAAAGTGGGTAAAGACAGGAAATGGTTTGGGGATGGCAAACTCATTGATCCGACGGTGTATGGCAAAAGGGTCAATATTCAAAATGACACTGCTTTCAGGAATGCTGTCGGGGGTCAATTGCCCAACCGGTGGAAAGTGCATCAATACGCCTATTCGCCGGTACATAATTTCCAATTGAACGGTGGTATGGCCCATCATTTTGCCGCCGGTAATACCCTGGGCTTTGTGGGAACACTTACTTACCGCAATGAAATGTTGTACGAAGAAGGCGATTCGCGGGTGTTGCAGCAGTCGGATTTTGATGCGCAACGCTATCGCTATACCACCACCATCGGAGGCCTCTTTAATATGGCTTACAAGACCAAAAAACACAAGCTGGCCTGGAAAAACATTTACAACCGTAAATACAGTGACCAGTTCGATCAGCAGGTAGGTGCTTACATTTCCGATGGCTGGTATTCGAGAAGAAGGAGTCAGGTGACACTCACCAATGATCTCTTGCTTTCCAAGCTGGAAGGAGAACACAACATCGGGAAATTTGGCCTGAAAGCAGACTGGTACGGCGAATACATTCAATTGATACGTGAACAACCCGACACCAGGTTTATCACCGGCCAGGGCGAAAAACCTATACAGGGCGCCCAATCCAAATACACGGATGATGGCAGGTATACCTATGACCTGAACAACCCGCTGATCGTAAAGAACGGATTGTATGCTTCCCGGCTGGAAGAGATCAAGAAAAATGCCGGCCTGAACCTTTCCTTGCCCTTCCATATAGGCAATGCAAAGCAGCTTTTTAAAACGGGCTATGGCTGGTCGGAAAGAAGCGCCGATTTTGATGGTACCGGTTTTAAGATCAGGGAGGTGCCTCCCAGTAGCAGCTATCTCCTTGCAACAAAAGGATTGCCTTATGAAGACATCGCTATACCGGAGGCTTTCTCCAGCGGCAAGCTGGAATACTTTGCTGCTTATACCAGGTCGGAAACCACGGGCGACCGGTATGAAGCTGGCCAGCAACTGCAATCGGGTTATGGTATGCTGGACCTGAAGTTCTTTAAAAAACTGCGTGTAATAGGCGGTGCGCGCTATGAGCAGAATAAGATCACCATATCTACCGTACAATACAATAACAACGGGCATAGCGTGTTCAGGGACACTTCCTATTATGAAAAAGACTGGCTGCCTTCGGTAAACCTGGTGTATAGTTTTACCGACAAGCTGAATGTACGCGCTGCTTATAGTAAAACATTGGCCCGTCCGGATTTTGTGGAGCGATCGCCTTATGTGTACTATGATTTTGTGGAACTGGCAGAAGTGGTGGGCCAGTATGCCCTGAAAACTTCCCGCATTCAAAACTATGACCTCAGGCTGGAATATTATCCCGGCAGTAATGAGATACTGTCCGCCTCTCTCTTCTATAAAAAATTTCAGGACCCGGTGGAGCGGTTCTATGTTATTGGCAGTGCTATGAATACCATTGAGTACCGGAATATGTACGAGGCAACTGCCAAAGGGGTGGAACTGGATGCCCGCAAGAGCCTTGGTTTTATAGCGCCCAACAGCAAATGGTTGCAGCACCTCTACATCAGCGGCAATTATACCTGGCTTGAAGGCGGTATCAGTTACTTTGAAACCAAGAAGAACCCGGATACCAATAAAGATACCCTCGTGCTGGCAGATGCCAGCCGTCCTATCCAGGGCCTATCGCCTTACATCATTAATGGCGGTTTGAATTACCAGGGGGATATATGGGGCTTTAACATCGCCTATAACCGTACCGGCCGCCGCATTGTAAATGGCGGAACGCATCCTACCCTCATTCAATATGAAAATCCGAGGGATGTGGTAGACCTGCAATTAAGTGGCCGGTTCCTGCAGCAAAAACTGGAAGTAAAATGCAATATATCGGACCTGCTCAACCAGTACTTCATTGTCTATAGCAACAATATAAACGGGGATAGCAGTGGCGGCTTTGCCACAGAGGGGCCTAATAAGGACCCCAAAGGAGAGGCTTTCAATGAGGAGTTCGACCTGATCAATTATAAAGTGAAAAAAGGGGTTGGGTTCAGTATCAACTTCACGTATAAATTTTAG
- a CDS encoding MBG domain-containing protein, with protein sequence MKLFSTLILALFISGLSYAQSITEILMPQYMQGTGSFTAADDRRVPYVCRLKLNGLLPNKTYRYYTRMAFPNSSGTSGEGAYILVKANGDFIRVTSPSLATAGRYDEFTTDAAGSHTGWFISEASSSTTFNPGTELKVRVTLNNGNGGIGPVQALTTTSTVKIRAFDNTPAGGSSIRSTPVTGATAKNFVFLWDNQAGTGRPVAGSFIESEGTAGTVANGYAPFYANDVNGVDKAWGTIVPNNLANGILRIGQYSLSNASEVGYKLSSDGYWPSPAGVRVSTANPTNGLTTTIVLDGAVARLDGANVKSDQLITFNTLPAKTYGDADFAAGATAGAGTPVTYSSNNDNVLSVINGQLHIAGAGAADITVNHPGDDFYNPAPPVVQTITVNKASLTIKADDQAKVQGQPNPPLTLTYTGFVNGEDATSLNPLPVVSTTATTASPAGTYPITADGAGSSNYAITYEPGTLTVTSVAQQQTIQFGLLPAKTYGNVSFDPGAIATSGLTVSYTSDNPAVAAIVNGQIQITGAGTATITASQAGSDAYEPAADVTQTLVVNPAALTISADDKTRLFNHLNPALTITYTGFVNNETAAVLSSPVIISTTATVSSPVGNYPITVEGATATNYTITFDNGTLRVEPLIAQTITFHDLPVKTYGNAAFAAGAKASSGLTVEYASSNPAVATVANGIITIHAAGTATITASQPGDMSFSSADPVTKLLTVKKANLSVTAKSLTKKEGEPNPSLTILYNGFVNGDDAGDLTQAPFIGTAATTAAVAGVYPITVSGGLSSSNYNIAYLDGTLTVLPVSSDTSGCNAYISTPGRLRINYYATTAEKITIQLFSSYGGRVLNNSLTAVKGMNTWYFEVGNLATGVYPLRISSEGQVRKTKVLIR encoded by the coding sequence ATGAAACTATTTTCCACTTTAATCCTTGCTTTATTCATTAGCGGCCTGTCTTACGCCCAAAGTATTACAGAGATATTAATGCCACAGTACATGCAGGGTACCGGCAGTTTCACTGCAGCAGACGACCGCCGGGTGCCTTATGTATGCCGGCTAAAGCTCAATGGACTGCTTCCCAATAAAACCTATCGCTATTATACCCGTATGGCGTTTCCTAATTCTTCCGGTACAAGTGGTGAAGGGGCGTACATACTTGTAAAAGCCAATGGCGATTTTATACGGGTAACTTCTCCTTCTCTGGCCACTGCCGGACGCTATGACGAATTTACGACCGATGCGGCGGGCTCACATACGGGTTGGTTTATCTCAGAAGCCAGTAGTTCTACTACCTTTAATCCGGGCACTGAGCTGAAGGTAAGAGTGACCTTAAACAATGGTAATGGTGGCATAGGTCCGGTACAGGCGCTTACGACCACCAGCACGGTGAAAATACGGGCATTTGATAATACCCCTGCCGGTGGTTCTTCCATCAGAAGCACACCCGTGACCGGCGCTACTGCCAAAAACTTTGTTTTCCTATGGGATAACCAAGCAGGTACAGGCAGGCCGGTAGCAGGTAGTTTCATTGAAAGCGAAGGAACTGCCGGCACCGTGGCGAATGGATATGCGCCGTTTTATGCCAATGATGTGAATGGGGTGGATAAAGCCTGGGGTACGATTGTCCCGAATAACCTGGCCAACGGTATTCTGCGGATCGGGCAATACAGTTTGAGTAATGCCAGTGAAGTAGGGTATAAATTATCTTCCGATGGTTACTGGCCTTCACCGGCAGGCGTCAGGGTAAGCACCGCCAATCCAACAAACGGATTAACGACTACCATCGTGCTGGATGGCGCGGTGGCTAGGCTGGATGGAGCGAACGTTAAATCAGACCAACTGATTACCTTCAATACCTTGCCTGCTAAAACCTATGGCGATGCTGATTTTGCCGCCGGTGCTACAGCAGGCGCCGGAACGCCCGTGACTTATTCCAGCAATAATGACAATGTGCTCTCTGTTATAAACGGGCAATTGCATATTGCCGGTGCGGGCGCCGCTGATATTACCGTTAATCATCCGGGTGATGATTTTTATAACCCGGCTCCGCCCGTTGTACAAACCATCACCGTTAACAAGGCGTCACTCACCATCAAAGCAGATGACCAGGCAAAAGTGCAGGGCCAGCCGAATCCGCCGTTGACGCTTACCTATACAGGTTTTGTGAACGGGGAGGATGCCACCAGCTTAAACCCGTTGCCGGTGGTGAGCACCACGGCCACCACGGCATCACCGGCCGGCACTTATCCCATCACAGCGGACGGGGCCGGTTCTTCCAATTATGCAATTACTTATGAACCCGGTACATTAACAGTGACGTCTGTTGCCCAACAGCAAACGATCCAATTTGGTCTGCTGCCGGCTAAAACGTACGGTAATGTCAGCTTCGATCCCGGTGCTATTGCCACCTCAGGATTAACCGTCAGCTATACCAGCGATAACCCCGCTGTAGCGGCCATTGTAAACGGCCAAATACAGATTACCGGTGCAGGCACTGCTACCATTACTGCCTCGCAGGCAGGAAGCGATGCTTATGAGCCTGCTGCTGATGTAACACAAACACTGGTGGTGAATCCTGCCGCTTTAACTATCAGCGCAGATGATAAAACCCGTTTATTCAATCATCTCAATCCTGCATTGACGATCACCTATACTGGTTTTGTGAACAATGAAACAGCGGCTGTTTTGTCAAGTCCTGTCATCATAAGCACCACGGCTACCGTATCATCGCCTGTGGGCAACTACCCGATTACCGTGGAAGGCGCTACGGCCACGAATTACACCATTACCTTTGACAATGGTACATTAAGGGTGGAGCCTTTGATAGCGCAAACGATCACCTTCCATGACCTGCCGGTAAAAACCTATGGCAACGCTGCCTTTGCTGCCGGCGCCAAAGCCAGCTCGGGTCTTACTGTTGAATATGCCAGCAGCAATCCTGCAGTGGCTACGGTTGCCAATGGCATTATCACCATTCATGCAGCAGGCACAGCGACTATTACAGCCAGCCAGCCGGGTGATATGTCTTTTTCATCGGCTGATCCGGTTACGAAGCTGCTGACAGTGAAAAAGGCCAACCTCAGTGTGACTGCTAAAAGCCTCACCAAAAAAGAAGGCGAGCCCAATCCATCGCTGACCATCCTGTACAACGGTTTTGTGAACGGCGATGATGCAGGCGATCTCACACAGGCGCCGTTTATCGGTACGGCTGCCACTACTGCTGCAGTGGCCGGCGTGTATCCCATTACCGTATCAGGGGGGCTTTCATCCTCCAACTATAATATTGCTTACTTAGATGGTACACTTACGGTGTTACCTGTGAGCAGTGATACATCCGGTTGCAATGCTTACATCAGTACGCCGGGCAGACTGCGTATCAATTACTATGCTACTACCGCCGAAAAAATAACCATCCAGTTATTCAGCAGCTACGGAGGCAGGGTACTGAATAACAGTCTGACTGCTGTGAAAGGTATGAACACCTGGTATTTTGAAGTAGGCAATTTGGCAACAGGGGTTTACCCTTTACGCATCAGCAGCGAAGGGCAGGTACGGAAAACCAAAGTCCTTATCCGTTAA
- the porV gene encoding type IX secretion system outer membrane channel protein PorV: MRNKKITIHVLTACIVLMTAHRGQSQEHNTNTINVTTTAVPFLRISPDARSGGVGDAGMGLSPDANSIYYNLAKTPFIAASAGIAASYNPWMKEAADDMYLLALAGFYRLADHQALSASVRYFSLGSTPFIDYSGNKLMSFKPAEYTLELGYARQLSSRIGIGITGRYIHSRLATGDASGASYKAGNAVAADISFYYNGLVEKKGWTAGLSLSNLGSKISYAGREQRDFLPASLNAGGSFTETLDEDNAISFMLDANKLLVPEVPANSAGMKAYRETGVMKSWFDSFSNDAWQLGLGIEYGYKDLLYLRTGYSRKSYAAGNWQSITAGIGLQWNQAMLNFSYMVPTGDKISRSPLSNTIRLGVLFNWHNPQE; encoded by the coding sequence ATGCGCAATAAAAAAATAACTATACATGTCCTGACAGCCTGCATTGTATTAATGACAGCACACAGGGGGCAATCGCAGGAGCACAATACCAATACCATCAACGTTACCACCACAGCGGTACCCTTTCTGCGTATATCGCCCGACGCGCGCAGCGGCGGGGTAGGGGATGCTGGTATGGGTTTGTCGCCGGATGCCAACAGCATCTATTACAACCTCGCTAAAACACCATTTATAGCCGCCTCAGCGGGTATAGCCGCCAGTTACAATCCCTGGATGAAAGAAGCGGCCGATGATATGTATCTCCTGGCGCTGGCAGGATTTTACCGCCTGGCCGATCATCAGGCGCTGTCGGCCTCGGTCAGGTACTTTAGCCTGGGCAGTACGCCATTTATTGATTACAGCGGGAATAAATTAATGAGCTTCAAGCCAGCCGAATATACCCTGGAGCTGGGCTATGCCCGCCAATTATCTTCCAGGATCGGAATAGGTATAACAGGCCGCTACATCCATTCACGCCTGGCTACCGGTGATGCCAGTGGCGCCAGCTATAAGGCAGGGAATGCGGTAGCCGCAGACATATCTTTCTATTACAATGGGCTGGTTGAAAAGAAAGGCTGGACTGCCGGCCTGTCTCTATCCAATCTTGGCTCAAAGATCTCCTATGCAGGCAGGGAGCAAAGGGATTTCTTACCGGCCAGTCTAAATGCAGGAGGATCATTTACCGAAACATTGGATGAGGACAATGCCATCAGTTTTATGCTGGATGCGAACAAACTGCTGGTGCCGGAGGTGCCGGCCAATTCAGCAGGCATGAAGGCATACAGGGAAACGGGTGTGATGAAAAGCTGGTTTGATTCTTTCAGCAATGATGCCTGGCAACTGGGGCTTGGCATAGAATACGGTTATAAGGACCTGCTGTATCTGCGGACGGGCTATAGCAGAAAAAGCTATGCTGCCGGCAACTGGCAAAGCATTACGGCCGGTATTGGCCTGCAGTGGAACCAGGCCATGCTCAACTTTTCCTATATGGTGCCCACAGGCGATAAGATCAGCCGCAGTCCGCTCAGCAACACCATCAGGCTGGGGGTGTTGTTTAACTGGCACAACCCGCAGGAATAA